Proteins from one Chroococcidiopsis sp. CCMEE 29 genomic window:
- a CDS encoding type II toxin-antitoxin system RelE/ParE family toxin: MTFSIEFHPKAAKEAKELLRMNLEFATEFKEYLKILTEEPYKFPKKKGKLKSCRALNFTVKGNTWRLIFRILEARDAVEILAVGLHDAAYSAAERRV; encoded by the coding sequence GTGACGTTTAGTATTGAGTTTCATCCTAAAGCAGCTAAAGAAGCCAAAGAATTATTACGAATGAATTTAGAGTTTGCAACTGAATTTAAGGAATATTTAAAAATACTAACTGAGGAGCCTTACAAGTTTCCAAAAAAGAAAGGAAAACTTAAATCATGTAGAGCTTTAAATTTTACAGTGAAAGGTAATACTTGGAGGTTGATTTTTAGAATTCTTGAGGCAAGAGATGCAGTTGAAATATTAGCAGTTGGTTTGCATGATGCTGCTTATAGTGCAGCCGAAAGGCGTGTTTGA
- a CDS encoding Uma2 family endonuclease: protein MQLALKHLVAPDTAAPKPSAEVLLTIPNGKSVLLENVSWQAFETLLVELGEHRAARVAYDQGILEIMVPLTEHEYYKEAIAVLVQDLADVVDIDYETLGSTTWKRQDLLTGVEPDNCFYFQNERVIRGKLDFDLSQDPPPDLVLEIDVTSKSLDRLPIYARLGFPEIWRYEKGQIKIYQLQGKAYVETSTSLAFPTFPVQQIVPFIQQHRAAGKKAIRRAFRDWVRQQIETA, encoded by the coding sequence ATGCAGCTTGCCCTCAAACATCTAGTTGCCCCAGATACAGCTGCCCCAAAGCCGAGTGCTGAAGTTTTGTTAACTATTCCGAATGGGAAAAGTGTTTTGCTAGAGAACGTTAGCTGGCAGGCATTTGAAACATTGCTGGTTGAACTGGGAGAGCATCGCGCCGCCCGAGTTGCCTATGACCAAGGAATACTGGAAATTATGGTTCCCCTGACGGAGCATGAGTATTATAAGGAAGCGATCGCAGTTTTAGTACAAGACTTAGCAGATGTAGTAGATATTGATTACGAAACTCTTGGCTCAACCACTTGGAAACGGCAAGACTTGCTTACTGGGGTGGAACCAGATAACTGTTTCTACTTCCAGAATGAGAGAGTTATTCGTGGCAAGCTAGACTTTGACCTCAGCCAAGATCCGCCACCCGATCTGGTTTTAGAAATTGATGTTACTAGTAAATCTCTGGACAGGCTGCCAATTTATGCACGGTTAGGGTTTCCAGAAATTTGGCGTTATGAAAAGGGACAAATCAAAATTTATCAGCTTCAGGGTAAGGCATATGTTGAAACTAGCACTAGTCTTGCCTTTCCCACATTTCCAGTACAGCAAATTGTTCCATTTATTCAGCAACATCGAGCAGCGGGGAAAAAAGCCATACGGCGAGCTTTCCGCGATTGGGTTAGGCAACAGATAGAGACTGCTTAA
- the bioD gene encoding dethiobiotin synthase: MNTLLITGTDTEAGKTILTTALAAYWQTYQRCRRFAIMKPIQAGTGDRELYTQLFALEQSLEEITPVYFSAPLAPPIAAAREGRRIELGIIWQALENLRLSRDWVLVEALGGLGTPVTDELTVADLAAEWRLPAVLVVPVRLGAIAQAVANVALARQSRVHLKGIVLNCVQPRSEQEIADWAPAELIQSLTNIPVLGLIPHLAKPTDVAKLAQVAANLDLERLMPCSLTSEPFSG; the protein is encoded by the coding sequence TTGAACACCTTACTGATTACAGGCACTGATACTGAGGCTGGTAAAACAATCTTGACAACAGCACTAGCTGCCTACTGGCAGACATACCAGCGCTGTCGCCGGTTTGCGATTATGAAGCCAATTCAGGCTGGAACAGGCGATCGCGAACTATATACTCAGTTGTTTGCGCTGGAGCAATCTTTAGAAGAAATCACACCAGTGTATTTTTCTGCCCCTTTGGCTCCTCCCATAGCAGCAGCCCGAGAAGGACGTAGGATTGAGTTGGGCATTATTTGGCAAGCTTTGGAAAATCTGCGTTTGTCAAGAGACTGGGTACTGGTAGAAGCACTGGGAGGTTTAGGAACACCAGTGACTGACGAACTCACAGTAGCAGATTTAGCCGCAGAGTGGCGGTTACCAGCTGTGTTAGTAGTGCCGGTAAGGTTGGGTGCGATCGCTCAAGCAGTAGCTAATGTTGCCCTGGCGCGGCAATCTCGGGTTCATCTTAAAGGCATTGTGCTTAATTGTGTTCAACCGCGTTCAGAGCAAGAAATTGCTGATTGGGCACCTGCTGAATTGATCCAATCTCTAACTAACATTCCGGTTCTAGGACTCATCCCCCACCTTGCTAAACCAACTGACGTGGCTAAATTAGCTCAAGTTGCTGCAAATTTAGACCTGGAGAGATTAATGCCCTGCTCCCTAACCTCTGAGCCCTTTTCAGGTTGA
- a CDS encoding serine/threonine-protein kinase produces MQPPIPLGTILQNRYRIVKILGQGGFGRTYLAEDQGRFNELCALKELIPSQTENYVLEKSKELFQREASILYQIQHPQVPQFRATFEQDQRLFLIQDYVEGKTYHTLLDERKVAGQTFSEAEVLKLLRQLLPVLAHIHNRGIIHRDISPDNIILRESDAKPVLIDFGVVKELATRFQSPDANYPQPTTVGKLGYAPSEQIQTGRAYPSSDLYALAVTSVVLLTGREPQELFDDTNLSWDWQRWVSVSPELEQVLNRMLSYKPSDRYQSVAEVAKALQSLNHQTNPQLPTLNRQPAAAELSQIQTIAVNRRPDLIQPSTSKSNRPDPVIPAPKTREIWDNPWAIAPIILAVALVAGVGGWAIMTAILNNQRPVPQTFPSPLVNESPTPTPTPLNTPTPTPTDEPTTYSQSLSLVPGETTSVESSLKANATVNYTFSGEQGQQLSATLAEEGVLLTVLGPNQKPIEEGARRVTRYQGTLPFSGEYTVQLSPVQGVVESNYKLDLRLENPVEPIPSPTLTPLPTLTPAPTVEVESISFPPGETAVEVSGTTGLQQIKRYLVNLQEGQQLSVAVDQGAVTLTIRDPNGQPFEDASNLLNWQARVPQTGNYQIDVVANQDQNTDFTLNVSYSDLQ; encoded by the coding sequence ATGCAACCACCAATCCCACTTGGCACTATCCTGCAAAACCGCTACCGCATAGTTAAGATTTTAGGTCAGGGGGGATTTGGGCGCACCTATTTGGCAGAAGACCAAGGGCGCTTTAATGAACTGTGTGCCCTGAAGGAACTGATTCCATCCCAAACAGAAAATTACGTTCTGGAAAAGTCAAAAGAGCTTTTCCAACGAGAGGCAAGTATCCTCTATCAAATTCAGCACCCACAAGTTCCTCAGTTCCGAGCGACGTTTGAGCAGGATCAGCGCTTATTTCTGATACAGGACTACGTTGAGGGTAAAACTTATCACACGCTGCTGGATGAGCGCAAGGTGGCTGGTCAAACCTTTTCGGAAGCAGAGGTGCTAAAACTGTTGCGGCAGTTGTTGCCAGTGCTAGCGCATATTCACAATCGAGGGATTATTCATCGGGATATCTCACCAGACAATATTATTTTGCGAGAAAGCGATGCGAAACCAGTGTTAATCGACTTTGGGGTCGTTAAAGAACTGGCTACTCGGTTTCAATCGCCAGATGCCAATTACCCTCAACCAACAACAGTGGGTAAATTGGGTTATGCGCCGAGCGAGCAAATCCAAACTGGAAGAGCTTATCCCAGTAGCGATCTTTATGCACTAGCGGTTACATCTGTGGTACTGCTTACTGGTCGAGAGCCACAAGAATTGTTTGATGACACCAATTTGAGTTGGGATTGGCAACGCTGGGTGTCAGTGTCTCCAGAATTAGAACAGGTGTTGAATCGGATGTTGAGTTACAAGCCGAGCGATCGCTATCAATCGGTCGCTGAAGTGGCTAAGGCTCTGCAGTCGCTGAATCACCAAACTAACCCCCAACTCCCAACTCTGAATCGTCAGCCTGCGGCAGCTGAATTATCCCAGATTCAAACAATTGCAGTCAATCGCCGTCCTGATTTGATTCAGCCTAGCACCAGTAAATCAAACCGACCCGATCCAGTCATTCCAGCACCTAAAACCCGCGAAATCTGGGATAACCCCTGGGCGATCGCTCCAATCATCCTTGCTGTCGCTTTAGTGGCTGGAGTTGGTGGTTGGGCAATAATGACTGCCATTCTTAACAATCAACGTCCAGTACCGCAGACTTTTCCCTCACCACTTGTAAATGAAAGTCCTACGCCTACACCCACGCCTCTCAACACGCCTACGCCGACACCAACCGATGAACCAACCACCTATAGCCAATCTTTAAGTTTAGTGCCAGGTGAAACCACTAGTGTTGAGAGTAGTCTAAAAGCTAATGCCACCGTTAATTACACCTTTAGTGGCGAACAAGGGCAACAGTTAAGTGCAACACTGGCGGAAGAGGGGGTTTTGCTGACCGTATTGGGACCCAATCAAAAACCGATAGAAGAAGGAGCTAGACGAGTAACGCGCTACCAAGGAACACTGCCTTTTAGTGGTGAGTATACCGTTCAGCTCAGTCCTGTCCAGGGAGTTGTCGAGAGCAACTATAAACTTGATCTGCGCTTGGAAAATCCAGTTGAACCGATACCCTCACCCACGCTAACCCCCTTACCCACGCTTACACCGGCTCCCACTGTAGAAGTAGAATCGATCAGCTTTCCCCCCGGTGAAACAGCAGTAGAAGTTTCCGGGACAACCGGACTCCAGCAGATCAAGCGCTACCTAGTCAACCTGCAAGAGGGTCAGCAGCTATCGGTTGCAGTTGACCAAGGTGCAGTAACGTTGACAATTCGTGACCCCAATGGTCAACCCTTTGAAGATGCTTCCAACCTGCTGAACTGGCAAGCTAGAGTTCCTCAAACTGGTAATTATCAAATTGATGTGGTTGCTAACCAAGACCAAAACACTGACTTTACTTTGAACGTCAGCTATAGCGATTTACAATAG
- a CDS encoding ribose-phosphate pyrophosphokinase produces the protein MKALRGSAVLRSATLKLQPAPTAVADNNRLRLFSGSANVPLSQEVARYLGMDLGPMIRKRFADGELYVQIQESIRGCDVYLIQPSCQPVNDHLMELLIMIDACRRASARQITAVIPYYGYARADRKTAGRESITAKLVANLITEAGASRILAMDLHSAQIQGYFDIPFDHVYGSPVLIDYLASKQLSDIVVVSPDVGGVARARAFAKKLDDAPLAIIDKRRQAHNVAEVLNVIGDVEGKTAVLVDDMIDTGGTISEGARLLRQEGAREVYACATHAVFSPPASQRLASGLFEEVIVTNTIPVAGENRFEQLTVLSVANLVGETIWRIHEDSSVSSMFR, from the coding sequence ATGAAAGCGCTTCGAGGGTCTGCCGTGCTACGTTCTGCAACTTTAAAGCTGCAGCCAGCTCCAACAGCGGTGGCTGATAACAACCGACTGCGACTGTTTTCTGGCTCTGCTAACGTACCGTTATCCCAGGAAGTCGCTCGTTACCTGGGTATGGACTTAGGACCAATGATCCGCAAACGGTTTGCGGATGGCGAACTTTATGTTCAAATTCAAGAGTCGATCCGTGGCTGTGATGTTTACTTGATCCAACCATCTTGCCAGCCAGTCAACGATCACTTGATGGAATTGCTGATCATGATTGATGCTTGTCGTCGAGCTTCGGCGCGGCAAATTACGGCAGTGATTCCCTACTATGGCTATGCCAGGGCAGACCGCAAAACAGCTGGGCGAGAGTCGATTACTGCCAAGCTGGTGGCAAATTTGATTACTGAGGCGGGAGCTAGCCGGATTTTAGCGATGGATTTGCACTCAGCACAGATCCAGGGTTATTTTGATATCCCCTTCGATCATGTTTATGGTTCGCCGGTTCTGATTGATTATCTAGCGAGTAAACAGCTATCTGATATTGTTGTTGTCTCGCCAGATGTAGGTGGTGTGGCAAGAGCTAGAGCTTTTGCCAAAAAGTTGGATGATGCACCGCTAGCGATCATTGATAAACGTCGTCAGGCTCATAATGTTGCCGAAGTATTGAATGTAATCGGAGATGTGGAGGGCAAAACAGCAGTGTTAGTAGACGACATGATCGATACGGGTGGCACCATCTCAGAAGGAGCTAGGTTATTACGCCAGGAGGGTGCGCGTGAAGTGTATGCCTGTGCTACTCATGCAGTATTTTCGCCTCCGGCAAGTCAGCGGCTAGCGAGTGGTTTATTTGAAGAGGTTATCGTCACGAATACGATTCCTGTTGCTGGAGAAAATCGCTTTGAGCAACTGACAGTGCTTTCAGTGGCGAATTTGGTAGGCGAGACGATCTGGCGGATTCATGAAGATAGTTCTGTCAGCAGCATGTTTCGTTAA
- a CDS encoding NUDIX hydrolase — translation MHKPGEIRVLALGIIRDGDRLFISEGYDPAKQQKFYRAMGGGVDFGETSCDALQREFQEEIQAELTNIKYLGCIENLFTFNGKQGHEILQVYQCDFVDPKFYQLEQIVFAEGERKKTALWVEIDRFKSGELHLVPEEFLAYCEK, via the coding sequence ATGCACAAACCAGGTGAAATTCGGGTTTTAGCCTTGGGGATAATTCGCGATGGCGATCGCCTATTTATCTCTGAAGGCTACGATCCAGCAAAGCAACAAAAGTTTTATCGGGCAATGGGTGGCGGTGTTGACTTTGGTGAAACCAGCTGTGATGCCTTACAACGAGAATTTCAAGAAGAAATTCAGGCAGAATTAACTAATATCAAGTACCTGGGTTGTATAGAAAATCTATTTACTTTCAACGGAAAGCAGGGTCATGAAATCCTGCAAGTTTATCAATGTGATTTTGTTGACCCTAAATTTTATCAGTTAGAGCAGATAGTTTTTGCTGAGGGAGAGCGGAAAAAAACAGCTCTTTGGGTAGAAATTGACCGCTTTAAATCTGGGGAATTGCATCTGGTGCCAGAGGAGTTTTTGGCATATTGCGAGAAATAA
- a CDS encoding DUF3531 family protein, translating to MQVQFREFNPFDVWIWLQFSTVPSDLEKRYVEEAFQSWFFLGKLGAFNAENLQVQEEGLDLSYMNYDEEMAENSLMALMHNMGEFEYQGIWARCWFDLGTSDAIALDILINALKQLSKEYVTIELLCIGGENEDWPVEDSESSSSSFTYDGN from the coding sequence ATGCAGGTACAGTTCCGCGAGTTTAACCCGTTTGATGTGTGGATATGGTTGCAGTTCAGCACTGTTCCTTCTGATTTGGAAAAACGATATGTTGAAGAGGCTTTCCAATCCTGGTTTTTTCTAGGCAAGCTGGGGGCATTTAATGCTGAAAATCTTCAAGTTCAAGAAGAGGGGCTTGATCTCAGCTACATGAATTATGACGAAGAGATGGCTGAAAACAGCTTGATGGCGTTGATGCACAACATGGGTGAATTTGAGTATCAGGGGATATGGGCGCGTTGCTGGTTTGACTTAGGAACGAGTGATGCGATCGCGCTCGATATTTTGATTAATGCCCTCAAACAGTTAAGTAAAGAATATGTCACCATTGAACTTTTGTGCATTGGTGGCGAGAATGAAGACTGGCCTGTAGAGGATAGCGAAAGCTCTTCTTCTAGCTTTACCTACGATGGAAATTAG
- a CDS encoding Sll0314/Alr1548 family TPR repeat-containing protein yields the protein MKHQFSTARQMIGAIASATVLTLSLISPTFAQDPFRATNRRMIGDKTEAAFRAVFEQGDYVAAERYLQQAEANEPNEPLAYAMKASLAYSQNQDFNSLDSYGKKTVEAANRLMTTDPLRGNLYAAVGRFLQGAAALSREGTVKGAPQALSALRQVYEYLDKAEAVSSTDPELNLLRGYMDLLLAVNLPFSNPEQAIQRLEKFAGPKYLAYRGIAIAYRDLDQYPQALAAVDRAMQFTANNPELFYLKAQIQSEQGRKQNNKLMLQEAVKNFDQAIAKKTQLPASLVKQIERERHRTAEHLGVAKQ from the coding sequence ATGAAACATCAATTTTCTACTGCTAGGCAGATGATAGGTGCAATCGCTAGTGCCACTGTACTCACACTAAGCCTGATTAGCCCAACCTTCGCTCAAGACCCCTTTCGTGCTACCAATAGACGCATGATTGGTGACAAAACAGAAGCCGCTTTTAGAGCCGTCTTCGAACAAGGAGACTACGTAGCGGCAGAGCGTTATTTACAACAAGCGGAAGCAAATGAGCCGAATGAGCCATTGGCATACGCGATGAAGGCATCCTTGGCTTATAGCCAAAATCAAGACTTCAACTCACTGGACTCCTACGGCAAAAAAACAGTGGAAGCTGCTAACCGGCTGATGACTACTGACCCCTTGCGAGGGAATTTATACGCTGCTGTGGGTCGGTTCTTGCAGGGTGCTGCTGCCTTATCGCGTGAAGGGACAGTGAAGGGAGCACCCCAAGCCTTATCTGCACTGAGGCAGGTTTATGAATATTTAGACAAAGCAGAAGCAGTTTCCTCTACCGATCCAGAACTGAATTTACTGCGAGGCTACATGGATTTACTGCTCGCCGTAAATCTGCCTTTTTCCAACCCAGAGCAGGCAATTCAACGGTTAGAAAAATTTGCTGGACCTAAGTATTTAGCTTATCGGGGTATTGCGATCGCTTACCGAGATTTAGACCAGTATCCCCAGGCGCTGGCAGCTGTGGATCGAGCCATGCAATTTACAGCTAATAACCCAGAGTTGTTTTATCTCAAAGCACAAATTCAGTCAGAACAGGGTAGAAAACAAAACAACAAATTGATGTTGCAGGAAGCGGTTAAGAATTTCGACCAAGCGATCGCCAAGAAAACCCAGCTCCCAGCTAGTTTAGTTAAACAAATTGAGCGGGAGCGCCATAGAACCGCAGAGCACTTGGGCGTTGCTAAGCAGTGA
- a CDS encoding energy-coupling factor ABC transporter ATP-binding protein, whose translation MLYLRNLIYHPPASPTAILKSINLELAPQQLGLIVGPSGSGKSTLLEILSGLVEATSGSAFWREQELTPEHLQQLGGLVFQFPERHFCGGTILEELRLGHPELGAERVKHALREVGLDRLPLHTPPHALSGGQQRRLALAVQLIRQPHLLLLDEPTAGLDWSMRRQLVSLLATLKKDWTLLVVTHDAGELVAIADRCWTIKHGELHPTLPYSAEPLSVA comes from the coding sequence ATGCTTTATCTCCGAAACCTGATTTATCACCCTCCAGCTAGCCCAACAGCTATTTTAAAATCTATCAACCTGGAATTGGCACCACAGCAGCTAGGATTAATTGTTGGTCCGAGTGGCTCTGGCAAAAGTACGTTACTAGAAATTTTGTCTGGGCTGGTCGAAGCAACATCTGGCAGCGCTTTCTGGCGAGAGCAGGAACTCACACCTGAACACCTGCAACAGCTGGGCGGGTTGGTGTTTCAGTTTCCAGAGCGCCATTTCTGTGGTGGTACCATTTTAGAAGAATTGCGGTTAGGTCATCCAGAGTTAGGCGCAGAGCGAGTTAAGCACGCTCTGCGCGAAGTAGGGCTGGATCGTTTACCACTACATACCCCGCCTCACGCTTTGAGTGGGGGGCAGCAGCGCCGTTTGGCTTTGGCGGTGCAGTTGATTCGCCAACCCCATTTGCTACTGTTGGATGAGCCAACCGCTGGCTTGGACTGGTCGATGCGACGGCAACTGGTGAGTTTATTGGCGACACTCAAAAAAGATTGGACGCTGTTGGTAGTGACTCATGACGCTGGCGAGTTGGTGGCGATCGCAGACCGATGTTGGACGATCAAGCACGGTGAATTACACCCTACTTTACCTTACTCCGCTGAGCCACTTTCTGTGGCGTGA
- the rsmG gene encoding 16S rRNA (guanine(527)-N(7))-methyltransferase RsmG — protein sequence MPETDTPLLPEMSQLWQQSLNWQPTTQQQRQFQCLYELILAGNRQLNLTRITDPLEFWEKHLWDSLRGIAPLLEGRGIEEQGEQGKITNSSFILHPSSFKVIDIGTGAGFPGIPVAIALPDSNVILLDSTRKKITFLNTLITQLGIQNMNTLIGRAEIVGKQPQHRQTFDIALIRAVGSASICAEYALPFLKVGGLAVLYRGNWTTDETETLQTTVKQLGGVIEAAEGFTTPLSQSIRHCVYLRKVAHTTRSEEEDTVMR from the coding sequence ATGCCTGAGACAGACACACCACTATTGCCTGAGATGAGCCAATTGTGGCAGCAAAGCTTGAATTGGCAGCCCACTACCCAACAGCAGCGACAATTCCAATGCCTTTATGAATTGATCCTCGCAGGCAACCGCCAATTGAATTTAACTCGCATCACTGACCCCCTGGAGTTTTGGGAAAAACACTTATGGGATTCTTTGCGGGGGATTGCGCCTTTGTTAGAGGGGCGAGGGATAGAAGAGCAGGGGGAGCAGGGGAAAATTACAAATTCATCCTTCATCCTTCATCCTTCATCCTTCAAAGTTATCGATATTGGGACAGGTGCAGGATTTCCGGGTATTCCTGTAGCGATTGCTTTGCCTGACTCGAATGTGATTTTGCTGGATTCAACCCGGAAGAAAATTACTTTTCTTAACACGCTAATAACCCAGCTAGGCATTCAAAATATGAATACTTTGATTGGCAGAGCTGAAATCGTGGGTAAGCAACCCCAGCATCGACAAACCTTTGATATAGCTCTGATTCGAGCTGTAGGTTCAGCTTCTATCTGTGCCGAATATGCTTTACCCTTCCTGAAGGTTGGGGGTTTAGCGGTCCTCTACCGAGGTAATTGGACAACAGATGAGACAGAAACTCTGCAAACCACGGTTAAACAGCTAGGTGGTGTGATTGAAGCAGCAGAAGGTTTTACAACTCCTTTGAGTCAAAGCATCCGACATTGTGTATATCTACGAAAAGTTGCTCATACCACAAGGAGTGAGGAAGAGGACACGGTGATGCGGTGA
- a CDS encoding superoxide dismutase, with protein MTLNRRNFLLLLGASATTYALGACQASGEGNTATSTTSISATDPYQEDSTTIAQNKTAFQLPALPYAYNALEPHIDAQTMRIHHDRHHATYVKNLNAALEKHPELKGRSAEQLLRNLNSVPQDIRTTVRNNGGGHVNHSMFWRIMRPKGGGAPTGAIASAINKNFGNFEAFKKQFNEAGQNRFGSGWVWLVRNQNGRLQITTTANQDSPLMQGNYPIMGNDVWEHAYYLKYQNRRADYLDAWWNVVNWDEINRRFAQASKTV; from the coding sequence ATGACTCTTAATCGTCGAAATTTCTTGTTGCTACTAGGAGCGAGTGCCACTACTTATGCCCTAGGAGCTTGCCAAGCATCTGGGGAAGGAAATACTGCCACATCAACAACCTCCATATCAGCAACTGACCCCTATCAAGAGGACAGTACGACTATTGCTCAAAACAAAACGGCTTTCCAGTTGCCAGCTTTACCCTACGCCTATAATGCGCTGGAACCACACATCGATGCTCAAACAATGCGGATTCATCACGACAGACACCATGCAACTTACGTCAAAAACCTGAACGCCGCTTTGGAGAAACACCCAGAGTTAAAAGGTAGGAGCGCTGAACAGCTGCTGCGAAACCTCAACAGTGTCCCACAGGATATTCGGACAACGGTGCGGAATAATGGTGGTGGTCATGTGAACCACAGTATGTTTTGGCGGATCATGAGACCTAAGGGTGGTGGAGCACCAACTGGCGCGATCGCCTCTGCTATCAATAAGAACTTCGGAAACTTTGAAGCTTTCAAAAAACAGTTTAACGAGGCTGGACAAAATCGTTTTGGTAGCGGCTGGGTATGGCTAGTCCGCAATCAGAACGGCAGACTCCAGATTACAACTACAGCTAACCAGGACAGCCCGTTAATGCAGGGTAACTATCCGATCATGGGCAACGACGTGTGGGAACACGCTTATTACCTCAAGTACCAGAACCGCCGCGCTGACTATTTGGATGCCTGGTGGAATGTTGTTAACTGGGATGAGATTAACAGGCGGTTTGCACAAGCTAGCAAAACAGTTTGA
- a CDS encoding aldo/keto reductase, whose translation MQYRRFGRTQLQMPLFSCGGMRYQFKWQDVPAWQISWKNQQNLEATIRRAIEVGINHIETARGYGTSEVQLGRILPTFPRNQIIVQTKVSPDENPKEFRRKFEQSLRNLRLDYVDLLGLHGINNTETLHHSVRPGGCLEVAKQLQAQGKVRFIGFSTHGPTEIIEQAIATDHFDYVNLHWYYINQLNWSAIEAANRHDMGVFIISPSDKGGMLYKPPQKLVDLCTPLRPMVFNDLFCLSHSQVHTLSVGASRPQDFDEHLKTLEILDRADEILPPILTRLEQAAIACFGEDWVKTWHFGLPKYDETPGNVNIPVILWLRNLAIAYDMTEYAKVRYNLLGNGGHWFPGNKAERVNQLNLRQCLANSPHADKIPALLQEAHQLLGGEVVKRLSQQ comes from the coding sequence ATGCAATACAGACGATTTGGGCGCACCCAATTACAAATGCCGCTATTTTCTTGCGGCGGTATGCGCTATCAGTTCAAGTGGCAGGATGTCCCGGCATGGCAAATTTCCTGGAAAAACCAACAGAATCTCGAAGCTACTATCCGACGGGCAATAGAAGTTGGCATCAATCATATTGAAACCGCCCGTGGCTATGGTACTTCTGAAGTTCAGCTAGGTCGGATTCTGCCCACTTTTCCCCGTAACCAGATAATCGTCCAGACCAAAGTTAGCCCCGACGAAAACCCGAAAGAGTTTCGGCGTAAGTTTGAGCAGTCACTACGAAATCTACGGTTAGACTATGTTGACCTTCTGGGGTTGCATGGTATTAACAATACCGAGACACTGCACCACAGTGTTCGTCCTGGTGGCTGCCTGGAAGTCGCCAAGCAACTGCAAGCGCAAGGAAAAGTCCGGTTTATCGGCTTTTCTACTCATGGTCCAACCGAGATTATTGAGCAGGCGATCGCCACTGATCATTTTGACTACGTTAACCTACATTGGTACTACATTAATCAATTAAATTGGTCTGCCATTGAAGCTGCCAACCGCCACGATATGGGCGTGTTTATTATCAGTCCTTCGGATAAAGGCGGGATGCTTTACAAACCACCACAAAAGTTGGTAGATCTCTGCACTCCCCTCCGTCCAATGGTGTTTAACGATCTGTTTTGTCTGAGTCATTCCCAAGTGCATACGCTCAGTGTCGGGGCATCACGACCGCAGGATTTTGATGAACACCTAAAGACTTTAGAAATATTAGATCGCGCCGATGAGATTTTACCGCCGATCTTGACACGGCTAGAACAAGCAGCGATCGCCTGCTTTGGAGAAGATTGGGTGAAAACTTGGCATTTCGGTTTGCCCAAGTATGACGAAACACCCGGTAATGTGAATATTCCAGTTATTTTGTGGCTGAGAAATTTAGCGATCGCCTACGACATGACTGAATACGCCAAAGTACGCTACAACCTCCTAGGCAACGGCGGTCATTGGTTTCCTGGTAATAAGGCAGAGCGAGTTAACCAACTCAACCTGCGGCAATGTCTAGCTAACAGTCCACACGCTGACAAAATTCCAGCCTTACTTCAGGAAGCTCACCAGCTGTTAGGTGGTGAAGTTGTTAAGCGATTGTCACAGCAATAA
- the rpiA gene encoding ribose-5-phosphate isomerase RpiA, with product MTAAADPVKLMKQEVGKAAADRVQSDSIVGLGTGSTTAYTIQFLGDRLKSGELKDIQGIPTSFQAEVLAKQYGIPLTTLDAVDHIDIAIDGADEVDPQKNLIKGGGAAHTREKIVDYLADQFIVVVDSSKLVDRLGSTFPVPVEVIPMAIAPVMRSIEKLGGKPELRMGVKKAGPVITDQGNMVIDVKFDSIDNPSELEKTLNNIPGVLENGIFVGVTDLVLVGEVQDGQPVVREM from the coding sequence ATGACCGCAGCAGCAGATCCAGTTAAATTGATGAAACAGGAAGTAGGCAAAGCCGCCGCCGATCGCGTCCAATCTGATTCAATTGTGGGACTCGGTACCGGTTCGACAACCGCATATACTATTCAGTTTTTGGGCGATCGCCTCAAATCTGGTGAACTCAAAGATATCCAAGGTATCCCTACATCATTTCAAGCAGAAGTGCTGGCAAAACAGTACGGCATCCCTCTAACTACCTTGGATGCAGTTGACCACATCGATATTGCCATTGATGGAGCCGATGAAGTCGATCCGCAAAAGAATTTGATCAAAGGCGGCGGAGCGGCACATACCCGTGAAAAAATTGTAGATTACCTAGCAGACCAATTTATCGTCGTTGTAGATAGCTCCAAGCTAGTAGATCGGCTAGGTTCAACTTTTCCAGTCCCTGTAGAAGTAATACCAATGGCGATCGCCCCAGTGATGCGATCAATTGAGAAACTAGGTGGCAAACCAGAACTCCGCATGGGAGTCAAAAAAGCAGGACCCGTCATCACCGATCAAGGCAACATGGTAATTGATGTCAAATTCGACTCAATTGACAACCCATCTGAACTAGAAAAAACCCTAAACAACATTCCCGGCGTTCTAGAAAACGGTATATTTGTCGGTGTCACAGATTTAGTTTTAGTCGGTGAAGTGCAAGACGGGCAGCCAGTAGTGCGGGAAATGTAA